The nucleotide sequence ATATCGCCCAGCGAAAACGACGACATTGTGGAAATTTCGGCAGCCAGGTCATCGATGGTTGCCGTACGTGAAGGCACAATACGCGCATGCAAGGCAGTAACGCCGTTCTTTGCAGCAGCAGGAGGATTCTCAATCAACTTATATTTAGCACTCATTAAACGATAAAGTATTAGAAAGTATTAAGTAAACTAACGCAAAGACTTAAATCAAGTATTCGTTTTCCAATTGACAAACGCAAAGTCAACATATGGATACCTTACGTTTGCAATATGTTGAACGCAAGATATCCATATCGCAAACGGAAAGTATCCAATTGTCAAACGAATACTTGTTCGTAGGCAAAGATATAAAAGTATATGGTGAAAATGCTACTTTACAGGATATAAATAGCAAATGACTCTATTCTTTTTCCGGAATCCATCGGTTAGTTTCTTCTGTTTTGGAGAGTACTTTATGTACTCCTTTTTATATTCTTATATTATATATAATGATAGAGCGTTAGGTTTGCGTCAGGTTTGCGTTAGGGTTGTGTAACGGAATCTCTCAAAAGCCTCACGGGTGCAGGGTTCTGAGCGTTCAGTTTGCGTCAGGTTTGCGTCAGGTTTGCGTTCGGCTAATTTTTCAGCATATTTATTGCCTCTTTCGATAATAAAAACCCTTGTTTTTAATCAATTGATATGTCTTGTATTGTTAAAATAATCGCTACATTTGAAGACAGAAAGTAAGAATAGTATTGTTGATGGTTTACTATGGATGATGAAGACGATTTTAACTTTGAAGAACGTTTTGCCGAACAGATCAAAGAAGAACAACGGCTTAATGCTTTTATTTTTGGAGAATCTGGCTAAAATAAAAATGGAGAAATAATGAACAAACTTAATCGTATACAAAACATGGGGTCGGCAGATACCAGGATACCGAAAGCTGCTTTCGGTCGAAAATGAGCAAGCTCGCATGTGGTATATGAATGAGGCAGCCAACGAAAACTGGTCGATCCGACAACTTAACAGGCAAATTTCAGTGCTTTACTTCGAAAGGTTTTTATCCAGTACCACTCCGGAGGCTGTGAAAAAGGAAGCCGTTGAACTTTTAGGAAAACCAACTCCCGAAGAATTCATTCGGAATCCTTATATTTTGAATTTCATGGATCTCAAAACCGAAGCATCTTATTTTGAGAAAGATATCGAGCAAGGGTTAATATGCAATTAGTCGGCCTATTATAAGTTAGCAACTTTGGAAAAGTGATTGTGTGAGGGTTGCGATACCTTTGCCGCAGAGATGGAAAAGAAAAAGTTAACAACACAGGAAGATTACAGGAAGCGTGTCGATCAGGTAACAGAATATATCCGTGAACACCTTGATTGTGAAATTGATATTCGGACACTTGCCAAGCTATCGGCATTTTCTCCGTTTCACTTTCATCGCGTTATGCGTGGTTATTTGGGCGAACCTATTGGGGCGTTTATCGTGCGCACAAGGGTGCAGGCGGCTGCTAATCTATTACGTTACACCGAATTATCGGTGTCTGAAATTGCTTATCGGGTGGGTTATGACACTCCGTCATCGCTAACTAAATCTTTCTGCAAACTTTTTGGCATCTCTCCAAAAGAGTATCGTCTAACTAAAAATTATCAGATTATGACAACACAATCACCAAAAACAGAGGTTAAACTCAGCCGTACCAAAATTGTGGAGCTGGAACCGAAAACAGTTCTTTACATCAGTGCATCGGGAAGTTACAAGAATGTCGAGTACGGCACACTATATGAACGTATGTGGGCAGAGGTAAAACGGCAGGGCCTATTTTCGGCAGGGATCGAACACTTGGCTTTTTATTACGACAATCCAGAAATCGCTACCGAAGAGAATTTAAAATGCGATGTCTGCTTGCGAGTATGTAAGCAGGCAGAACCTAACGGAGATATTGGAGTCAAAGCCATTTGCGGCGGACGTTTTGCAATGTTCACCTACATTGGTGAATACAACAAAGTGGGTGCGGCTTACGATAAAATTTACGGTGAGTTACTCGCAATAGGCGGTTTTCAGGCACGAGGTAACTACTGTTTCGAAAAATATGTGAGCGACCCTCGTCGTACCGCTCCAGAGAAGCTAAAAACAGAGATTTATATTCCGATTGAATAGCTTTTATTGGTTTCGTCCTGTAAAAAAAGCTTTTATGAGTAGCTCTTCCTGTGGATATCTTTGCGTTTATAGAAAGTGTTCTTCTTCGCTCTTTGATGACATTTCCTAGTAGCTATCGGGTATTATTTAATAAGTAAGGTTGCAAGATTTTAGATTGCACATCCAAAATCTTGCAACCTTTAATTTATATCATAAATAACAAAATTATGGCACTTTATTTAGAACTTGTATCCAATGCCAATTATAAGACTTCGGCTCCTTAAGGCATTGCCCATTTTTCCATAACCATTCCACACCTTATTGAATCCAAAATCATATGCTCCGTGGCAAATAATATTACCGGCCTCGATATTTAATCCGGATCGTACTCCATAATCCCAACGTTCGAAGGCTGTTACAGTCGTTTGCGCCCAATCATTAAACTTTTCGTCTTTAAATGGATTCCAGCTGTTATCTGCAAACCGAAATACTTCTTCTGCTTCAAAATTTATGGATTTAATCTCACTATGACCATGTAAACCATACGAAACAAAAATACCTACATTAGGAATTAGTCTGATATTGTTCCCAATAGGAATTTTATATCCTAAAGATAGTGGAAGTTCCAGATATGATAGTTGGACATCGAACATTTTCAACTGCTGAGAATAGTTCAAATCGCTCCACAATCCGTTTACACCTTTAACCACGTATCCCAGTCCGCTTAAAAGAGTTAAGTCTTCATTTAACTTGTAATTGCATAGCACACCAATCTGTATACCTGTTTTACTTTTAGCAAAATTTTCAGAAAGGGTTGATGAAGTTATAGATGCATTAACTCCAAACGAAACTTGGCCGTGGCATAAAATACTAAAGAAACATCCTAAAATTACACATAATATACTTTTTCTCATTGTTGGAAGATTTAGTGTGTAGTAAATAATTAATAGATTGACCCATATAAATCTTAAAAATCATATATTTGATTTTGATATTCTGTTACAATTCTATGTTGACATGTTGGTCCCATATCTGGAGCTGGATGATTTTCCCACTCTAAAAACTCTTTACCCGTTTTCACGACTATCATTTGAAAACAAATTTTCTTCATTATTACAAGAAGATAAAATTAGTGAAATCAAAAATAGAAAAAAATAGTTTTGTTTCATGGTTTCTTTTTTTAGAGTTAATAATTACTTTTATGAGTATGATTTGTAAAAGAGAAGATAATGAGTTTAATTAGTTATCTAATGACGTGCTTTTTATTTAACAAAACAAATATAGTCAGTTATCATTAATTAATATATCATAAATATGGTTAATTGATAGTTTGATAAATGTTAATTAATAACAAAGTCCTTTAAAGTGATGTAATCCAATTCTACCGGTTTGTTCAATGCAGCAACATACGTCCCAAACTCCTTAATTTTTTCTATGAATACAGCCGGTTCTACTACAACAAGTCCCTTTTTCCCTCCAATGTTTTAGTTATTATACGTACATTTGCAAGTAGAATTCAAACAGTAAAAATCATGAACAGTTTTAAGGAAATAAAAACAAAAGACCTGAACATCAGTGCTTTTGATCTCAAAAACAAATGGATGTTGGTTACCGCTTCGAAACCGGATGGTACAGTAAATACGATGACTGCCAATTGGGGTGGTTTTGGCTATCTGTGGAATAAAGAGGTTGTTTTCGTTTTTATACGTCCACAACGCTTTACCAAGGAGTTTGTTGATGCCTCCGATTCTTTCACTTTGACATTTTTTGCCGACGAATATAAAAAGAGTGCCTTGGCTTATCTAGGTAAAGCATCTGGCAGAGATGAAGATAAAATAGGAAAAACAGGTCTTACTATCGCTAAGAATGAGGATGGAATACCCTATTTTGAAGAAGCAGAATCCGTTTTATTCGTTAAAAAGTTATACATGCAACCAATGGCTGCGGAGCACTTTCTGGAAAAAGAAATTATCGATCAATGGTTCCCCGGGGGAGATTTTCATGAATTGTATATTGCAGAAATAAGCAAGGTGTTGACTAAGTGCTAATTATTGTAGGAGATAAATAAAGTAAAATGAAAGTATTGAGGT is from uncultured Macellibacteroides sp. and encodes:
- a CDS encoding porin family protein; this encodes MRKSILCVILGCFFSILCHGQVSFGVNASITSSTLSENFAKSKTGIQIGVLCNYKLNEDLTLLSGLGYVVKGVNGLWSDLNYSQQLKMFDVQLSYLELPLSLGYKIPIGNNIRLIPNVGIFVSYGLHGHSEIKSINFEAEEVFRFADNSWNPFKDEKFNDWAQTTVTAFERWDYGVRSGLNIEAGNIICHGAYDFGFNKVWNGYGKMGNALRSRSLIIGIGYKF
- a CDS encoding AraC family transcriptional regulator — protein: MEKKKLTTQEDYRKRVDQVTEYIREHLDCEIDIRTLAKLSAFSPFHFHRVMRGYLGEPIGAFIVRTRVQAAANLLRYTELSVSEIAYRVGYDTPSSLTKSFCKLFGISPKEYRLTKNYQIMTTQSPKTEVKLSRTKIVELEPKTVLYISASGSYKNVEYGTLYERMWAEVKRQGLFSAGIEHLAFYYDNPEIATEENLKCDVCLRVCKQAEPNGDIGVKAICGGRFAMFTYIGEYNKVGAAYDKIYGELLAIGGFQARGNYCFEKYVSDPRRTAPEKLKTEIYIPIE
- a CDS encoding flavin reductase; translation: MNSFKEIKTKDLNISAFDLKNKWMLVTASKPDGTVNTMTANWGGFGYLWNKEVVFVFIRPQRFTKEFVDASDSFTLTFFADEYKKSALAYLGKASGRDEDKIGKTGLTIAKNEDGIPYFEEAESVLFVKKLYMQPMAAEHFLEKEIIDQWFPGGDFHELYIAEISKVLTKC